The proteins below are encoded in one region of Caulobacter henricii:
- a CDS encoding limonene-1,2-epoxide hydrolase family protein, whose translation MVSPAESPLEIVRQFMKAMEPLDYDTALRLVADTCEYVNPPPLPVVHGPAGVRSLLEPFFAPTLENEFRVLRESASGSLVFLERLDRHRLADKWVELPVTGVFEVHDGKITYWRDYFDAATIMSQWPTG comes from the coding sequence ATGGTCAGCCCTGCCGAAAGTCCCCTCGAGATCGTCCGCCAGTTCATGAAGGCCATGGAGCCGCTGGACTATGACACGGCCCTGAGGCTCGTCGCCGACACCTGCGAATATGTGAATCCGCCGCCCCTGCCGGTGGTCCATGGTCCGGCCGGCGTTCGCAGTTTGCTAGAGCCGTTCTTCGCACCGACCCTGGAAAACGAGTTCCGGGTCCTGCGCGAGTCCGCCAGCGGGTCGCTGGTCTTTCTGGAGCGACTTGACCGCCATCGTCTCGCCGACAAATGGGTCGAGCTGCCGGTGACGGGCGTGTTCGAGGTCCATGACGGCAAGATCACCTACTGGCGCGACTATTTCGACGCGGCCACGATCATGTCGCAGTGGCCCACCGGCTAG
- a CDS encoding class I SAM-dependent methyltransferase — protein MPALPDIRGLKYPDEFVARHFFKRGLHQRSGRVVELGGGTGNNLSLYAAYGWSLTDVDYSQSALDDAAFNLDGRVETIRADLSQGLPDLGDTPIDVLLIPNLLCYLTDAQARAVLTAARRTLAPGAEVFVRTRLVDDYRCGRGVEEEPQGWRLATPETGEAGLFNLFYTEEGLVSRLVDELGLIEPTALKVSFDNLQNGKRVAPNSDLVVWGAVA, from the coding sequence ATGCCCGCCCTGCCCGATATTCGCGGCCTGAAATACCCGGACGAGTTCGTCGCCCGGCATTTCTTCAAGCGCGGCCTGCATCAGCGCAGCGGGCGGGTCGTGGAACTGGGCGGGGGAACGGGCAACAACCTCTCGCTCTATGCGGCCTATGGCTGGTCCCTGACCGATGTCGACTATTCGCAGTCGGCTCTGGACGACGCGGCCTTCAACCTCGACGGCCGGGTTGAAACGATCCGCGCCGACCTGTCGCAAGGCCTGCCCGACCTGGGCGATACGCCCATCGACGTGCTGCTGATCCCCAACCTGCTCTGCTATCTGACCGACGCACAGGCCCGGGCCGTCCTCACGGCGGCGCGCCGGACCCTCGCCCCCGGTGCCGAGGTTTTCGTGCGCACGCGGCTGGTCGATGACTATCGCTGCGGCCGGGGCGTGGAGGAAGAGCCGCAGGGCTGGCGGCTGGCGACGCCCGAGACCGGCGAGGCCGGACTGTTCAACCTGTTCTACACCGAAGAGGGTCTGGTCAGCCGGCTGGTTGACGAACTGGGCCTGATCGAGCCGACCGCCCTGAAGGTGTCGTTCGACAATCTGCAGAACGGCAAACGCGTCGCCCCCAACAGTGATCTGGTAGTGTGGGGAGCGGTGGCATGA
- a CDS encoding NAD(P)-binding protein translates to MSERIRIVGGGLTGILAAFEAHRLGWRDITIQERFEALGGVARPRVVHGQEMRDGCIYFGGAGDPIVETLSAHGATFEAFDNRFGSVSLGADERRVFTWDFGGPAVDCAATRISRPAGDSLADRIAAYPPAIAARLDAFCRWHLDTDLDLVQGEAAIPLAINRVFPAAADLTALAALKATDPWADELYAIPRGLSGRTANLSATLPVGGFSALFDTCHRALVQLGVKVELNALVSPRALLAAPQADETVVWAANPTPLFKPLGLARPDLLKKSFATYVFAVEFDGPCPVYVQNFTAQGAAFRVYLYESGGQTLAVAECVREADLAKLPGEMRTLMSGFGGLKVGALLHTDVKPRWIYHTLDAISGLKALRRELAGRFGTAFIPGAWEPYAKAAKLSEVNAALLAAREDAPALAPTAALAG, encoded by the coding sequence ATGAGCGAGCGCATTCGCATTGTCGGCGGCGGGCTGACCGGCATTCTGGCGGCCTTCGAAGCCCATCGTCTGGGCTGGCGCGACATCACGATCCAGGAGCGCTTCGAGGCGCTCGGCGGCGTGGCCCGCCCCCGGGTCGTGCATGGCCAGGAGATGCGGGACGGCTGCATCTATTTCGGCGGCGCTGGCGACCCCATCGTCGAGACCCTGTCGGCCCACGGCGCAACCTTTGAAGCCTTCGACAACCGGTTTGGCTCTGTCAGCCTGGGTGCCGACGAGCGCCGGGTCTTTACCTGGGACTTCGGCGGCCCGGCAGTCGACTGTGCCGCGACCAGGATTTCTCGCCCGGCCGGCGACAGCCTGGCCGACCGCATCGCCGCCTATCCGCCGGCCATAGCCGCCCGGCTGGACGCCTTCTGTCGCTGGCACCTGGACACCGATCTCGACCTTGTCCAGGGCGAGGCGGCCATACCGCTGGCGATCAACCGGGTCTTCCCGGCCGCAGCCGACCTGACCGCCCTGGCGGCCCTGAAGGCGACCGATCCCTGGGCTGACGAGCTCTATGCCATTCCGCGGGGCCTGTCGGGCCGCACCGCAAACCTGAGCGCCACCCTGCCGGTCGGTGGCTTCTCTGCCCTGTTCGACACCTGCCACAGGGCCCTGGTGCAGTTGGGGGTCAAGGTCGAGCTCAATGCCCTGGTCTCGCCCCGTGCCCTGCTGGCCGCCCCCCAGGCCGACGAGACCGTGGTCTGGGCCGCCAACCCGACGCCGCTGTTCAAGCCCCTCGGCCTGGCCAGGCCCGATCTGCTCAAGAAGAGCTTTGCCACCTATGTCTTCGCCGTCGAGTTCGACGGCCCCTGCCCGGTCTATGTCCAGAACTTCACGGCCCAGGGCGCGGCCTTCCGCGTCTATCTCTATGAGAGCGGCGGCCAGACCCTGGCCGTAGCCGAATGCGTACGCGAGGCCGACCTGGCCAAGCTGCCCGGCGAGATGCGGACCCTGATGTCTGGCTTCGGTGGCCTCAAGGTCGGTGCCCTGCTGCACACGGACGTCAAGCCGCGCTGGATCTACCATACGCTGGACGCCATCTCGGGCCTCAAGGCCCTTCGCCGCGAGTTGGCCGGCCGCTTCGGTACCGCCTTCATCCCGGGGGCCTGGGAGCCCTATGCCAAGGCGGCCAAGCTGTCCGAGGTCAATGCCGCCCTGCTGGCCGCGCGCGAGGACGCCCCCGCACTGGCTCCGACGGCCGCGCTGGCCGGATGA
- a CDS encoding WbqC family protein — protein MTTAAIMQPTYLPYLGYFQLMAASDVFVFLDDVQFARRSWQSRNRILTAQGELMLTIPVRKHDRDTPISAIEIDDSQGWREKHLAALRHAYGKRPAFAEGWAFVFEQLAQHRDGRLADLTCDMARAAAAKIGLTPRLVRASELGAEGARSEHLLAVCRAVGATHYVSPTGSVDYMEEDGVFAAAGFPARFQAFRPVSYPQGPGEFVPFMGFVDALMNVGWAGMAALVSPKP, from the coding sequence ATGACCACGGCGGCGATCATGCAGCCGACCTATCTGCCCTATCTGGGCTATTTCCAGCTGATGGCGGCCAGCGACGTCTTCGTCTTTCTCGACGACGTGCAGTTCGCCCGGCGCTCGTGGCAGTCGCGCAACCGCATCCTGACGGCCCAGGGCGAGCTGATGCTGACCATTCCGGTCCGGAAACATGACCGCGACACGCCGATCAGTGCGATCGAGATCGACGACAGCCAGGGCTGGCGCGAGAAGCATCTGGCCGCCCTGCGCCATGCCTATGGCAAGCGGCCGGCCTTTGCCGAAGGCTGGGCCTTTGTCTTCGAACAGCTGGCGCAGCATCGGGACGGGCGGCTGGCCGACCTGACCTGCGACATGGCCAGGGCAGCGGCGGCGAAGATCGGCCTGACGCCCCGTCTGGTCCGGGCCTCCGAGCTGGGGGCCGAAGGTGCCCGTTCGGAGCACCTTCTGGCCGTCTGCCGGGCCGTGGGCGCGACCCACTATGTCTCGCCCACCGGCTCTGTGGACTACATGGAAGAGGACGGCGTGTTTGCGGCGGCGGGCTTTCCGGCACGGTTCCAGGCGTTCCGGCCGGTGAGCTACCCCCAAGGACCGGGCGAGTTTGTGCCGTTCATGGGCTTTGTCGACGCCCTGATGAATGTGGGCTGGGCGGGGATGGCGGCCCTGGTATCGCCAAAGCCCTAG
- a CDS encoding SDR family NAD(P)-dependent oxidoreductase, translated as MSRSVVVTGVSTGIGWAITQVLVAGGFHVFGSVRKQADAERLQATFGSSFTPLVFDVTDEAAVNAAARKVEAALNGATLAGLVNNAGIAVAGPLLHLPVDEFRQQLEVNLTGVVIATQAFAPLLGAQSPARTDPGRIVNISSVGGKTANPFMGPYCTSKFGLEGLSESLRRELLPFGVDVVIVAPGAVATPIWDKADSVDVARYANTVYAPALAGMKAFMLTIGKSGLPPERIGEAVHLALTTASPKTRYVISPDPVQVLLGQILPKRMLDRIIGKRLGLLPKA; from the coding sequence ATGTCCAGATCCGTCGTCGTCACAGGGGTTTCCACCGGTATCGGCTGGGCGATCACCCAGGTTCTGGTGGCGGGCGGCTTCCACGTCTTTGGCAGTGTCCGCAAACAGGCCGACGCCGAGCGCCTGCAGGCCACCTTCGGGTCCAGCTTCACCCCACTGGTCTTTGATGTCACCGACGAGGCCGCCGTCAACGCCGCGGCGCGCAAGGTCGAGGCGGCCCTGAACGGCGCGACCCTGGCGGGACTAGTCAACAATGCTGGCATCGCCGTGGCCGGCCCCCTGCTGCACCTGCCTGTGGACGAGTTTCGCCAGCAGCTGGAGGTCAACCTGACCGGGGTGGTCATCGCGACCCAGGCCTTCGCCCCACTGCTGGGGGCCCAAAGTCCGGCACGCACCGATCCCGGCCGGATCGTCAACATTTCCTCGGTCGGGGGCAAGACCGCCAATCCGTTCATGGGGCCCTACTGCACGTCCAAGTTCGGGCTGGAGGGCCTGTCGGAGTCGCTGCGCCGGGAGCTGCTGCCCTTCGGCGTCGACGTGGTGATCGTGGCCCCGGGCGCTGTGGCCACGCCGATCTGGGACAAGGCCGACAGCGTCGATGTCGCCCGCTATGCCAATACCGTCTATGCCCCGGCCCTGGCCGGCATGAAGGCCTTCATGCTGACGATCGGCAAGTCCGGCCTGCCGCCCGAACGGATCGGCGAGGCCGTGCATCTGGCCCTGACGACGGCCAGCCCCAAGACGCGCTATGTGATCTCGCCCGATCCCGTGCAGGTCCTGCTGGGCCAGATCCTGCCCAAGCGCATGCTCGACCGGATCATCGGCAAGCGACTGGGCCTGCTGCCCAAGGCTTGA
- the pseI gene encoding pseudaminic acid synthase: MTDSPFIEIAGRKIGTDQSPYVICELSGNHNGSLERCLTMVDAAAATGCDAIKIQTYTADTITLDVDRPEFKIHGGLWDGRTLYELYEEAHTPFEWHAAIFERARQRGVTIFSSPFDETAVDLLDSLGAPAFKIASFEAVDIPLIQYAASKGKPLIISTGMANLQEIETARETALSAGAAGVLLLHCVSSYPATFADANVRTVADMAQRFGCPVGLSDHTPGTAASVAAVSVGACAVEKHFTLARADGGPDAAFSLEPAEFKALVEDTKNAWASLGRAHYDTLGSEATSLLFRRSLYVTADVKAGEPLTRANVRSVRPGNGLPPADLAKVLAGKAARDLARGEPLDWSMVG; the protein is encoded by the coding sequence ATGACCGACTCCCCCTTCATCGAGATCGCCGGCCGCAAGATCGGCACCGACCAGTCGCCCTATGTGATCTGTGAACTGTCGGGCAATCACAATGGCAGCCTCGAGCGCTGCCTGACCATGGTCGACGCCGCCGCCGCGACCGGTTGCGACGCGATCAAGATCCAGACCTATACCGCCGACACCATCACCCTCGATGTCGACCGCCCCGAGTTCAAGATCCATGGCGGACTGTGGGACGGGCGCACCCTGTATGAGCTTTACGAAGAGGCCCATACGCCGTTCGAATGGCATGCGGCGATCTTCGAGCGGGCCCGCCAGCGCGGGGTGACGATCTTCTCCAGCCCGTTCGACGAGACGGCGGTGGACCTGCTCGACAGCCTGGGCGCGCCGGCCTTCAAGATCGCCTCGTTCGAGGCCGTCGACATCCCGCTGATCCAGTATGCCGCCAGCAAGGGCAAGCCGCTGATCATCTCGACTGGCATGGCCAATCTGCAGGAGATCGAGACCGCCCGCGAAACGGCCCTGTCGGCCGGCGCGGCGGGCGTCCTGCTGCTGCACTGTGTCTCGAGCTATCCGGCCACCTTTGCCGACGCCAATGTGCGGACAGTCGCCGACATGGCCCAGCGTTTCGGTTGTCCGGTGGGCCTGTCGGATCACACGCCGGGCACGGCCGCCTCGGTGGCGGCGGTCTCGGTCGGGGCCTGCGCGGTGGAAAAGCACTTCACCCTGGCCCGCGCCGACGGCGGTCCTGACGCGGCCTTCAGCCTGGAGCCCGCCGAGTTTAAGGCCCTGGTGGAGGACACCAAGAACGCCTGGGCTTCGCTGGGTCGCGCCCACTACGATACCCTGGGGTCGGAAGCGACCAGCCTGCTCTTCCGCCGCTCGCTCTATGTGACCGCCGATGTGAAAGCCGGCGAGCCCCTGACCAGGGCCAATGTCCGCTCGGTCCGCCCCGGCAACGGCCTGCCGCCCGCCGATCTCGCCAAGGTGCTGGCCGGCAAGGCCGCACGCGACCTGGCCCGCGGCGAGCCGCTGGACTGGTCGATGGTGGGTTAG